From Paenibacillus polymyxa, the proteins below share one genomic window:
- a CDS encoding DUF3592 domain-containing protein, protein MYWFHFSSDLLMPLFSLIGLLLIYFGFRTIRRHRYRKRHWVRTKGQIVDAHIEVDIDVVPFDRDDPVDTSYTRRLKVRFYTASGEVVEFWNPYSTNLSLNRVGSKIKVLYNPANPRDARIAGGVNGAGCLAFMLFLIGVPFALSGVFALLKFFF, encoded by the coding sequence GTGTACTGGTTTCATTTTAGCTCCGATCTGCTCATGCCGTTGTTCAGCTTGATCGGTCTGCTGCTCATCTATTTCGGATTCAGAACGATCCGTCGCCACCGTTATCGTAAACGCCACTGGGTCCGTACCAAAGGGCAAATCGTTGACGCGCATATCGAAGTAGACATAGATGTCGTTCCCTTTGACCGTGATGATCCGGTAGATACCAGCTACACCCGCCGATTAAAGGTACGCTTCTATACCGCTTCAGGTGAAGTCGTGGAATTCTGGAATCCTTATAGTACCAATCTCAGCCTCAACCGGGTTGGCAGCAAGATTAAGGTACTATACAATCCGGCCAACCCTCGGGACGCCCGAATTGCTGGCGGTGTAAATGGTGCAGGCTGTCTGGCCTTTATGTTGTTTTTGATCGGTGTCCCCTTTGCTTTGAGCGGTGTATTCGCTTTATTGAAATTTTTCTTCTAA
- a CDS encoding LysE/ArgO family amino acid transporter yields the protein MLEAIIHAVLLALGLILPLGVQNVFVFNQGASQSRFRNTLPAVITAGICDTILITLAVGGVSLVLQQFLWLTNVLYAAGCLFLLYMAWTLWRSKAASSGESQPMLPKRQMIFAASVSLLNPHAILDTVGVIGTSSLQYNGGERWAFGLAAVSVSWIWFVGLATAGRLVGRMDSEGKFGTMLNKISALIILGLAIYMAITFMTSM from the coding sequence ATGCTGGAAGCTATTATTCATGCCGTTTTATTGGCATTGGGATTGATTTTGCCTTTAGGGGTACAAAATGTATTTGTGTTTAATCAGGGGGCGTCCCAGTCGCGGTTTCGCAATACCTTGCCTGCGGTCATTACAGCGGGTATCTGTGACACCATTCTGATCACGCTTGCCGTTGGGGGTGTATCCCTTGTTTTGCAGCAATTTCTATGGCTCACGAATGTGCTTTATGCGGCGGGCTGTTTGTTTTTGCTGTATATGGCTTGGACTCTTTGGAGGTCCAAGGCTGCTTCCTCGGGAGAAAGCCAGCCGATGCTGCCGAAACGCCAGATGATTTTTGCTGCCTCGGTATCGCTACTGAATCCACATGCCATACTTGACACGGTTGGTGTAATTGGAACCAGCTCCCTTCAATATAACGGCGGGGAACGTTGGGCCTTCGGTCTGGCTGCCGTGTCAGTATCGTGGATATGGTTTGTGGGTCTGGCAACGGCGGGCCGGCTTGTAGGACGTATGGATTCAGAAGGAAAGTTTGGTACTATGCTCAACAAAATATCGGCACTGATTATTTTGGGTCTGGCCATTTATATGGCGATAACTTTTATGACTAGTATGTGA